The following are encoded together in the Gasterosteus aculeatus chromosome 7, fGasAcu3.hap1.1, whole genome shotgun sequence genome:
- the LOC144410433 gene encoding uncharacterized protein LOC144410433 has protein sequence MVEAAAVVGAAVVATAVVRSSVTVADVAGSAVVLAAVAVASVEDAAVVGTAVVAAVVVGASVAGVAVEAAAVVGASVTVAEVAGSAVVLAAVVVVSVDALVVVGASVTVAGSTVVLAAVAVASVEDATVVGTAVVAAVVVVASVAVVAVEAAAVEGASATVAELARSAVVLAAVTVASVEAAVVVGAAVTVASVEAKVVVGGSVTVAEVAVSTVVLASFTVVAVEAAAVVVAAVVANAVVRSSVTVADVAGSAVVLAAVAVASVEDAAVVGTAVVAAVVVGASVAGVAVEAAAVVGASVTVAEVAGSAVVLAAVVVVSVDALVVVGASVTVAGSTVVLAAVAVASVEDATVVGTAVVAAVAVVASVAVVAVEAAAVVGASATVAELAGSAVVLAAVTVASVEAKVVVGGSVTVAEVAVSTVVLASFAVAAVEAAAVVGAAVVATAVVRSSVTVADVAGSAVVLAAVAVASVEDAAVVGTAVVAAVVVGASVAGVAVEAAAVVGASVTVAEVAGSAVVLAAVVVVSVDALVVVGASVTVAGSTVVLAAVAVASVEDATVVGTAVVAAVVVVASVAVVAVEAAAVEGASATVAELARSAVVLAAVTVASVEAAVVVGAAVTVASVEAKVVVGGSVTVAEVAVSTVVLASFAVVAVEASAGVGAAVTVEEVAAALVVGASVAFNIIIN, from the exons atGG ttgaagctgctgcagttgtaggtgcagcagtcGTTGCTACTGCAGTTGTAAGGTCATCTGTCACTGTTGCAGACGTTGCaggatccgctgttgtacttgcagcagtcgctgtggcgtcagttgaagatgctgctgttgtcgggacagcagtcgttgctgctgtagttgtagggGCATCAGTCGCTGgtgtggcagttgaagctgctgcagttgtaggtgcatcagtcactgttgcagaagttgccggatccgctgttgtacttgcagcagtcgttgTTGTGTCAGTTGACGCTCTTGTggttgtaggtgcatcagtcactgttgcaggatccactgttgtacttgcagcagtcgctgtTGCCTCAGTTGAAGATGCTACTGTTGTCGGaacagcagtcgttgctgctgtagtAGTAGTTGCATCAGTCGctgttgtggcagttgaagctgctgcagttgaagGTGCATCAGCCACTGTTGCGGAACTTGCCcgatccgctgttgtacttgcagcagtcactGTTGCGTCGGTTGaagctgctgtagttgtaggtgcagcagtcACTGTTGCGTCAGTTGAAGCTAAAGTAGTTGTAGGtggatcagtcactgttgcggaAGTTGCAGTTtccactgttgtacttgcatcATTCActgttgtggcagttgaagctgctgcagttgtagttgcagcAGTCGTTGCTAATGCAGTTGTAAGGTCATCTGTCACTGTTGCAGACGTTGCaggatccgctgttgtacttgcagcagtcgctgtggcgtcagttgaagatgctgctgttgtcgggacagcagtcgttgctgctgtagttgtagggGCATCAGTCGCTGgtgtggcagttgaagctgctgcagttgtaggtgcatcagtcactgttgcagaagttgccggatccgctgttgtacttgcagcagtcgttgTTGTGTCAGTTGACGCTCTTGTggttgtaggtgcatcagtcactgttgcaggatccactgttgtacttgcagcagtcgctgtTGCCTCAGTTGAAGATGCTACTGTTGTCGGaacagcagtcgttgctgctgtagcAGTAGTTGCATCAGTCGctgttgtggcagttgaagctgctgcagttgtaggtgcatcagCCACTGTTGCGGAACTTGccggatccgctgttgtacttgcagcagtcactGTTGCGTCAGTTGAAGCTAAAGTAGTTGTAGGtggatcagtcactgttgcggaAGTTGCAGTTtccactgttgtacttgcatcATTCGCTGTTGcggcagttgaagctgctgcagttgtaggtgcagcagtcGTTGCTACTGCAGTTGTAAGGTCATCTGTCACTGTTGCAGACGTTGCaggatccgctgttgtacttgcagcagtcgctgtggcgtcagttgaagatgctgctgttgtcgggacagcagtcgttgctgctgtagttgtagggGCATCAGTCGCTGgtgtggcagttgaagctgctgcagttgtaggtgcatcagtcactgttgcagaagttgccggatccgctgttgtacttgcagcagtcgttgTTGTGTCAGTTGACGCTCTTGTggttgtaggtgcatcagtcactgttgcaggatccactgttgtacttgcagcagtcgctgtTGCCTCAGTTGAAGATGCTACTGTTGTCGGaacagcagtcgttgctgctgtagtAGTAGTTGCATCAGTCGctgttgtggcagttgaagctgctgcagttgaagGTGCATCAGCCACTGTTGCGGAACTTGCCcgatccgctgttgtacttgcagcagtcactGTTGCGTCGGTTGaagctgctgtagttgtaggtgcagcagtcACTGTTGCGTCAGTTGAAGCTAAAGTAGTTGTAG GtggatcagtcactgttgcggaAGTTGCAGTTtccactgttgtacttgcatcattcgctgttgtggcagttgaagctTCTGCAGGTGTAGGTGCAGCAGTCACTGTTGAGGAAGTTGCAGCTGCTTTagttgtaggtgcatcagtTGCTTTTAacataattattaattaa